The sequence GGAGATGAACAGCGCGATCGGGCCGTACAAGGGCGGGCTGCGCTTTCACACGAGCGTGACGCTCGGCATCCTCAAGTTCCTGGCGTTCGAACAGGTGTTCAAAAACAGCCTGACGAGCCTTCCGCTGGGCGGCGGCAAGGGCGGATCGGACTTTCACCCGCGCGGAAAATCCGACGCGGAGGTGATGCGCTTTTGCCAGTCGTTCATGGCGGAATTGTTCCGCCATATCGGGCCGAACACGGACATTCCCGCGGGCGACATCGGCGTCGGGGCGCGCGAGATCGGTTATCTGTTCGGCATGTACAAAAAGCTCGCGAACGAGTGGAGCGGCGTCCTGACCGGCAAGGGGCTGGCCTACGGCGGCTCGCGGCTTCGCCCGGAGGCGACGGGCTACGGCGTCGTGTACTTCGTCGCCGAAATGCTCGCGCACGCGGACGACGGCCTCGCGGGCAAGCGCGTCGCGATCTCCGGATCGGGCAACGTGGCGCAATACGCCGCGCAAAAGGCGATCGAACTCGGCGCGCGCGTCGTGGCCCTGTCGGATTCGGACGGGGCGATCGTGGACGAAGACGGCATCGACGCCGACAAGCTCGCGTTCGTGTTCGAACTCAAGAACGTCCGCCGGGGGCGTATCCGCGAATACGCCGAGGCGTTCAAGTCGGCGCGCTACATCGACGGCGACGGTCCGTGGAGGAGCGTGTCGTGCGACATCGCGCTGCCGTGCGCGACCGAAAACGAGCTCGACGGAGACGAGGCGCGCCATCTCATCGACAACGGCTGCCGCGCCGTCGTCGAGGGCGCGAACATGCCGTGCACGCCCGAGGCGGCCGGCGCGTTTCGCGCGGCGGGCGTGGCGTTCGCGCCCGGCAAGGCGGCGAACGCGGGCGGCGTGGCGGTGTCGGGGCTGGAGATGGCGCAAAACAGCATGCGTTTTTCGTGGGGGCGCGACGAGGTGGACGACCGCTTGCGCCGCATCATGAAAGACATCCACGAACAATGCATGATCCACGGAAACGGCGACTATCAGCGCGGCGCCAACATCGCGGGATTCATCAAGGTCGCCGACGCCATGCTCGATCAGGGTGTCGTCTGATGGGGCGCGTAACGGTTTTTTTCGCCGATCCGATGATAGGATAGTCGCAAGGAGGCGGGGATGAATCCGGAAAATCCGACCGAGCGCCGGCGCCATCTGCGCGTTCTGCCGACCGATCGCCTGCCCGCGATCATCACGCGGATCGCGGGTTGGCACGAACCCGATAGCGTGAACGTCGTGGACATGTCCGAGGGCGGCATCGCGCTCTCGTTCGCCGACAGCCCGGACGATCTCTACGCGCGCGAGTCGATCGCGTTGTCGATCGACCTTGGCGGCGCGGGCGAAATCACCGTGACCGCGTACCCCCGGTACATCTACCGCCCGCCGAGCGGCCGGTTCGAGCTCGGCCTCGAGTGGAACGCGCTCGACGCGCGGTCGAACAACGCACTATTGGCGTACATCGCGGCGGTCAATCGCCAATCGCGCCGCCAGGATACGTGAGCGACGCGCGCGCGCCGATGGCGACCGATGACGGGACTTCCCGGCTTCGCGCCGGGTCGCGCCCCGAACTCATCGCGACGGCCGTGTTTTTCGGCGCGGGCGCGATCGTTTACGTTGGGCTGCTCGTTCCGTCGCTGGCCGTGATCGCGAATCCCATTGTCGCCGGGCTGGCGGCCGTCATCGACGGGCCGTTGCGGATCGCGCCATCGAACGAGTTGAAACTCGCGTTCGCCGTGCTTGGCGTCGCGGCGGTCCTGGCCCTTGGCGTCCTTGAGCGCCGCGCCGCACGGCACGGGCGCGCGCCGATCGCCGCCGTCGCCGCGCTTCGCGAAGGCTTCGCCGTGCTTGCCCTTGCCGCGCAGGTGTATTTCATCGGCTTCGCCGTCCTTGCCGAACCCGTCTATCTGATCGTCGCGCTCGGTCTTGCTCTCGTTGCGTCGCGCCTTGTCGTTCGCCTCGTGCCGCACGCGCCCGAGACGCCGGCCGACGCACGCACGGTGCTCGGCGCGCCGCTGTTCGCCGCGTTCGTCATCGCCGCGATGGGGATCGCGCTTGCGTCGGTCCATGTCGCCGCGCCGATCGTGCACCGCGCCGGGGCGGCGATGGCCTACCTCTCCTCGTTCGCCGAGTTGCCCTACCGCGTGCTGATGATCCTGATCTTCTTCGCGCCGGTGTTGTTTTTTGTCTCTCGCGTGCCACGCGACCGCGCAACGGCGTATCTGCTCGCGCTGCCGCTCGTACTCGCGCCGGCGTTCGTCGGAACGACGACGCGGATCACCGCGTACGCCGGCGGGGCGTGCGCGATCGTTTCGATCGCGGCGGCGGCGCGCCTTTGCGGGCACGCCCCGTTTCGATGGCTGTCCCCCCGCCCGTCGGAGGCCGTCGCGCGCCTTGCCGTCGTCGCGCTTGTCGCGGCGAACGCGATGGCCGTACACCACACGGGCCTTGTCTTTAATTGCGGCCGCGTGT is a genomic window of bacterium containing:
- the gdhA gene encoding NADP-specific glutamate dehydrogenase; translation: MGGGFENFLDEVRRRNPGEPEFHQAVHEVLESIWPLVEANPRYRATRILERMVEPERVIMFRVPWVDDAGEVRVNRGYRVEMNSAIGPYKGGLRFHTSVTLGILKFLAFEQVFKNSLTSLPLGGGKGGSDFHPRGKSDAEVMRFCQSFMAELFRHIGPNTDIPAGDIGVGAREIGYLFGMYKKLANEWSGVLTGKGLAYGGSRLRPEATGYGVVYFVAEMLAHADDGLAGKRVAISGSGNVAQYAAQKAIELGARVVALSDSDGAIVDEDGIDADKLAFVFELKNVRRGRIREYAEAFKSARYIDGDGPWRSVSCDIALPCATENELDGDEARHLIDNGCRAVVEGANMPCTPEAAGAFRAAGVAFAPGKAANAGGVAVSGLEMAQNSMRFSWGRDEVDDRLRRIMKDIHEQCMIHGNGDYQRGANIAGFIKVADAMLDQGVV
- a CDS encoding PilZ domain-containing protein translates to MNPENPTERRRHLRVLPTDRLPAIITRIAGWHEPDSVNVVDMSEGGIALSFADSPDDLYARESIALSIDLGGAGEITVTAYPRYIYRPPSGRFELGLEWNALDARSNNALLAYIAAVNRQSRRQDT